TCTTTGGAAATATTGATAGAGGATAAAGAACACAATCACAAACACGAAGAAGAAAAAACGCCTCATATTCCCCTTGCTGTAATTTTTGAAGATGATTCGTTTGAAGATGTACGCCTTCCGATTGTGCAAGACTTACAGATTTTATCTGACTTCTTAGGAGAAATAAGGGAAATTATCGAATCACAAGGACAAGAAACAAAGAATATAGAATCTACACGTCTTGCCAAAATTCTGACTGATATTTTTCCAGTCTTACAGATTTTGGGAATAAAAATCTTGTTGCCAAAACGACTAGAAAAGATTGTTCGTCCAAAACTAAAAGCAACTATAAATTCAAAAAATAAAAAAGAAGAATCGTTTTTAAAACTAGGAAGTGTTTGGGATTTTGATTGGGAAGTAGCAATGGGAGAAGACAAAATGTCGGCTGCCGATTTTGAGAGAATGATAGCGCAAAAGGCTGGATTGTGGCGATTTAAAGACCAATATGTGTTGCTAGACGAAAAAGAAATTGCTCTTATTGTAGAACAATTAAAGAAGAAAAAGAAAAAACTCTCCAATGCCGAACTCTTGCAAACTGCCCTCACAGAAGAATATCAAGGAACGAAAGTAGAACTAAGTGAAAAAGTCAGAATTTTATTAAATGAACTGAAAGAAACGCCAAAAATTGAAACGCCTCAAAACCTAAAAGCAACATTACGTCCATACCAACAAGTGGGCTATGAATGGCTTTATCAGAATGCAAGACTGGGTTTGGGCTCTATTTTGGCAGACGATATGGGACTTGGAAAAACGCTTCAAACCATTACCTTTTTATTAAAGCTCAAAGAAGAACGCCAATTAGGAGGACAACATCAGCCTGCACTTGCTGTTTTACCAACAACACTTTTGAGTAACTGGCAGCGAGAAATTGAAAAATTTGCACCTTCGCTTTCCTATCACGTTTATCATGGAGCAAATAGAAAATGGCTAGACGAAAAAGATATTTTCCAAGCAGATATTTGGCTCACGACGTATGGCACAGTCAGAAGCGAAGATAAGCGTTTTGCAGAGCGTGAGTGGGCGTGTGTGATTATAGACGAAGCCCAAGCCATAAAAAATCCAGCAGCAGGACAAACAGAAGCCGTCAAGATGCTTAAAAGTCCTAGAAAAATTGCCCTTTCAGGAACGCCAGTAGAAAACCGTTTGAGTGAATATTGGTCAATTTTTGATTTTGTAAATGAGAACTATTTGGATGTGCTTTCTACTTTTCGAACAAACTTTTCAATTCCGATAGAAAGAGATAGAGACGAACATCGTGCTGATATTTTCAAAAAAATGACTGCACCTTTCATTATGAGAAGACTCAAAACGGATAAAAGCATTATTGATGATTTACCAGAAAAAATAGAAAAAGACCAAATTTGTAGCCTTACTAAAGAACAAACTTTGCTTTACGAAACTACGCTTCGTGAGGGAATGAAAGTAGTAGAAGAAAACGAAGGCATCAAGAGGCGTGGCGTAATTTTGAAGCTAATGATGCAACTCAAACAAATATGTAATCACCCTGCTCATTTTTTAAAGGAAAGTACAATGAAAGTCAGCGATTCTGGCAAAACAAAACTGTTTTTAGATATTGTCAAGCAGATTTATGAGGCAGAGGAAAAAGCCTTGATTTTTACACAATACACAAAAATGGGAGAGCTTTTAAAGAGTTTTTTACAGAATACTTTTCAGACAGAAGTTCCTTTTTTACATGGAGGTCTGACACGTAAAGGACGAGACGAAGCTGTTGAGATTTTTCAAAATGAAGAGCATTGTCCGTTTATGATTTTGTCGTTGAAAGCAGGAGGAACAGGACTAAATCTAACTTCAGCAAGCCACGTAATTCATTTTGATTTATGGTGGAATCCTGCCGTCGAAGCACAGGCTACTGATAGAGCTTATCGCATTGGACAGAAAAACAATGTTTTAGTCCATAGAATGATAACCCAAGGAACACTAGAGGAAAAAATAAATACACTTTTACAATCTAAAAAAGAAATCGCTGACCTTGCTATCACAACAAACAATGCTTGGATAACTGAAATGAATACAGGCGAACTTCACGAACTGTTTTCTTTAAAGGATTTATAAAAAGATTATTTTCAAGTACTTCAAGCAAAGAGAAACTCAATGGGTTTCTCTTTTTTATTATTTAATAATTATTAAATTTAATTGTCTATACAATCATAAAAACAGCTATTATAGCTTATTTTAAAGTAAAAACAAGATTTTTATCGTAAAAAATTAATTGTACATACAACTATTTTTCTATCTTTGCGTATAACTAAACAAGACGAGCAAATAAAGGCTCATTTCATTTTAAACATTCAATTATTTATTATCATATAAACTTTTTTAATTATGGCTACTATTTGGAACATCGACCCAATGCACTCTGAAATTCAATTTAAAGTAAAACATTTAGTTATTTCTACTGTAACAGGTTCTTTTGGAGAGTTTTCTGGTAAGTTAGAAGCAACAAAAGAAGACCTCACAGATGCAAAAATTACTTTTGAAGCAACGATTGATAGCATTAGTACTGGAAATGAACAAAGAGATGGACACTTAAAATCAGATGACTTTTTCGGAGCAGAACAGCATCCAAAACTCACTTTTGAATCTACTTCATTTGAAAAAAAATCAGATGATGAATATACATTGAAAGGAAATCTAACTATCAAAGGCACAACAAAACCTGTTAGTTTAGAAGTAGAATATGGAGGAACAGCTACTGACGCTTATGGAAATACAAAGGCAGGATTTGAATTGAAAGGCAAAATAAATCGTAAAGATTTTGGACTAACTTGGAATGGTGTAACAGAGGCAGGTGGAGTAGTAGTAAGTGATGAAGTAAGACTACTTATGAATGTACAGCTTGCTAAATTAGTAGAAGAAACAGCATAATTTTTTTCATACTGTCTCGTTCTGAAATAGTATTACAGATTTAGAGATACATTTTAGTTAGAATCAGACTGTCTTTAGATGGTCTGATTTTTCTTTTTTAGTAAAATTAGGATTCAGCTTTTTAGTATTTATACTAAGATATGGATTTAAGCACAATAATTGTGTTTTCAAGATTACATATTATTTTGTATTTTAGTATGTATAAATTTCACTATATAAAGTTTTGCTAAATTGATTGAGCTATGAATTTTTCCAAAAAACTAGGATTTTTTAGTGCTTTTTCATTGCCTCTTATGCTTGTTATAGGCTATTATATAGGAGGAATAGGAAACTATCTGACCATAATTTTTGTCTTTGGAGCAATCCCACTTTTAGACCATTTTATTGGAACAGATACAGAAAATATTGATAAAGAACAGGAAGAAGAATTGAGTCAAGAATCATTTTTCAAATTAGTTTTATATACTTGGGTATTCGTACAACTTAGTATTTTGCTTTGGGCAATGAGCATAATTGTTTCTGACTTGCTAGTTTGGTGGGAAATTATTGGTTTTATAATTTCTCTAGGATTAGTAACTGGAGGAGTAGGAATTACAGTAGCTCACGAACTTGGACACAAAACCAATAAGCTAGACCAATTTTTTGCTAAAACCCTTCTTTTTACAGTGGGTTATATGCACTTCTTTATCGAACACAACCGAGGGCATCACGTTTGGGTAGCTACGCCACACGATGCAGCTACCTCACAGAAAAATGAAACTTTTTATCATTTTTGGAAGCGAAGTATTACCAATAGCTATAAACACGCTTGGAAACTGGAAAATGAACGACTTGAACGTAAAAAAGTATCAAAAAACAGCTCTGAAAATGCTATGATTTGGTACACTATTTTGCCTATTGTTGGACTGACTCTTACTACGCTTTATTTTTCTCTCCTTGAAGGTCGTTTTGTTTGGGAAGTTAGTGTTTTACTTATAGCTCAAGCCATTATTGCTTTTTCACTCTTGGAAGCTGTCAATTATGTAGAGCATTATGGAATTGTTAGGAAAGAGATTACTCCTAATCGTTATGAGCGTGTCAATCCTTTTCACTCTTGGAACAGTAGCCATAAGGTAAGTAATTTTATTTTGTTTCAACTCCAACGCCACTCTGACCACCACGCTTTTGCCGTTCGTGAATATCAAGTTTTGAGACACT
This genomic window from Bernardetia sp. contains:
- a CDS encoding DEAD/DEAH box helicase; this encodes MAKGFGKTWWGQKWLEAFTDIDDTGRLTRGKTYARNGSIQQKVIRGTAIEAKVKGSQASAYSTYVEMKAFTENDKKIILELLQRKPELWQQLTQRQLPKELFNFLEQEDINLFPKRWRDFRAACSCPDFAMPCKHIAALIYSFSEEVDANPFLIFLLHDFDLLSYIEENAQKQKMASMPKWEEKWLHSDEIIELPHPKPVQELDISFAQISNLEQTLLQLLSPNPPFFEKEDFKSILQTTYQKLPKTIEDYWQEYETEEERENDKDEFYSYEKKQSQKQDDDKNYYEIERFEFTFDASYKLRNTFKVTKQKRKLVKIKIDNGFGFLLDLFYTLPTTEIKRLSNQLQTLFKIHQFALALLERGAVVPTIFSNQKNEIFIRWQPAVLNTSVKETLHQIASSLDIRSVNLGLRHKKEGDEKAKMQPHYADQQESTLTILGMILQFYIEETWIKTRYKKRLSSLNMKVESIFFMNLAMSFTGYQEKDMPHLIRAWLGKFLLSERKYVPILSIQENFEEGDPDEESIHNDYEEADETFSLEILIEDKEHNHKHEEEKTPHIPLAVIFEDDSFEDVRLPIVQDLQILSDFLGEIREIIESQGQETKNIESTRLAKILTDIFPVLQILGIKILLPKRLEKIVRPKLKATINSKNKKEESFLKLGSVWDFDWEVAMGEDKMSAADFERMIAQKAGLWRFKDQYVLLDEKEIALIVEQLKKKKKKLSNAELLQTALTEEYQGTKVELSEKVRILLNELKETPKIETPQNLKATLRPYQQVGYEWLYQNARLGLGSILADDMGLGKTLQTITFLLKLKEERQLGGQHQPALAVLPTTLLSNWQREIEKFAPSLSYHVYHGANRKWLDEKDIFQADIWLTTYGTVRSEDKRFAEREWACVIIDEAQAIKNPAAGQTEAVKMLKSPRKIALSGTPVENRLSEYWSIFDFVNENYLDVLSTFRTNFSIPIERDRDEHRADIFKKMTAPFIMRRLKTDKSIIDDLPEKIEKDQICSLTKEQTLLYETTLREGMKVVEENEGIKRRGVILKLMMQLKQICNHPAHFLKESTMKVSDSGKTKLFLDIVKQIYEAEEKALIFTQYTKMGELLKSFLQNTFQTEVPFLHGGLTRKGRDEAVEIFQNEEHCPFMILSLKAGGTGLNLTSASHVIHFDLWWNPAVEAQATDRAYRIGQKNNVLVHRMITQGTLEEKINTLLQSKKEIADLAITTNNAWITEMNTGELHELFSLKDL
- a CDS encoding YceI family protein, producing the protein MATIWNIDPMHSEIQFKVKHLVISTVTGSFGEFSGKLEATKEDLTDAKITFEATIDSISTGNEQRDGHLKSDDFFGAEQHPKLTFESTSFEKKSDDEYTLKGNLTIKGTTKPVSLEVEYGGTATDAYGNTKAGFELKGKINRKDFGLTWNGVTEAGGVVVSDEVRLLMNVQLAKLVEETA
- a CDS encoding alkane 1-monooxygenase, producing MNFSKKLGFFSAFSLPLMLVIGYYIGGIGNYLTIIFVFGAIPLLDHFIGTDTENIDKEQEEELSQESFFKLVLYTWVFVQLSILLWAMSIIVSDLLVWWEIIGFIISLGLVTGGVGITVAHELGHKTNKLDQFFAKTLLFTVGYMHFFIEHNRGHHVWVATPHDAATSQKNETFYHFWKRSITNSYKHAWKLENERLERKKVSKNSSENAMIWYTILPIVGLTLTTLYFSLLEGRFVWEVSVLLIAQAIIAFSLLEAVNYVEHYGIVRKEITPNRYERVNPFHSWNSSHKVSNFILFQLQRHSDHHAFAVREYQVLRHFDESPQLPSGYPTMILMALVPNLWFKKMNPILEHWKEAVYQKAT